In Methanococcus voltae, the genomic stretch ATATCATAATATCACATAAGCATTAGTTTTTCATTTTAAATTTTAACATATTTTATAATTGATTTAAATATTCTATTATTTAAATATTAGTCAAAAAATTTTTTAAAATACGTCAATTTAAAAAAAGTACATTTAAAATTAAGTACACTTCGTTATTTGTTGTAAATTTTGGTGTAAAATGTAAATCAAACATTAATAATGTCTTAAAATTCAGATAATTCTCAAAAAATAAATATGATATAGTTAAAGTTAATATTTTTGAATTTAAAATATGAAAAGGGAAATAATTAATTAAATAATCAATTATAGATTTATAAATATTATTTGTTTCTAATATCTATAGTTTGACTTAATTCTGGCCCAGTAGATATTAAAGTAACTTTAACACCTAATTTTTGTTCCATTATTTTTATAAATTCTTTTGATTTATCAGACAAATCTTCATATTTTTTCATGCCATAACATTCTGTATCATATTTATCTAAACAGGTTAATGCTATTTGTGTTGCACCGTTTAAATCACAGACTTTTTTAGCAAGTTCGTAATCAAAATGGCCAACTCTTCTTCTTCTACCCGTAACAGTACCGTATTCAATTACACCCAACGTTTCCGCTTCTTCCTCAGTCATTTCAGATGGGAAAGGACCTTCACCCACTCTTGTAGGGTAAGATTTGAAGACTACAATAACTTCGTCAATCTTTGTTGGACCTACGCCCACATCTGCTGCAAAAGAGGACGCATTAGTATCTTTAGAGGTAACATATGGATAACTACCGTGGAAAAGAGAAAGTAAAGCTCCTTGTGTACCCTCAATTAAAACATTTTCGTTGTTTTCAATTGCAGTATTAACTTCCTTGGATACATCCCCGAGATATTTTTGTAAACTTTCAACGTCTTTAGCTTGTTTTAAGGTTCTCATTGCTCTGTCTACGTTTGCAGGACCGCAACCTGTACCGGTTGAACCAATTTCTTTAGAAAGGTGAACGTTTGATTTATCCATTTCTCTGTGTTTTAATTCAATTACGCCACTGTTTGAATCCAATATGATTCTTTGAGCCACATTGAAATCTTTTAACATTTCTAATTCTTTTTCTAAAACTTCAGGGTCGGTTAAAACACCAGCACCGATTGCTAATTTAGCATTAACATTAGGAAAACCAGTTGGAACCATTCTAATTCCGTATTTTTTATCTCCAACTTCTACAGTATGACCTGCGTTAGGACCTACACCGCCTCTTGCAATGATTGAAGGATTATCTTTTTCGCAAAGGTAACTTACGATTTTTCCCTTACCTTCGTCGCCCCATTGACCGCCTACAATAATGGTACATGTCATTTGCAAAACCTCATTAAAAATATGATTAACTCATATTCCAATCTATTATAACGTTATTCATAATTCATACATAAGGGCATAAATTTAAATGAATAGATTAATAATTAAAGTTTAGGGTAAAATACGCGCATAAGGGCATATTAAACCAATAAAATACATAATAATAAGATATTTTTAATTATATCCTGCATTGCATTAAATACAGTTTTTTATAATTAATATATTTATAAATTATCGCCATAGCGCCAACTATTTTAATTTAAACTATGATTAACATAATTAATTAGAAATAGGTAATAACTAATTTAGCGTTTTGCCAAATTAGTTAAAAAAACTGTCAAATTCTCCTGCATCGATAGCTTTTTGTGCTTCTCTTGGAGTTTTTCCTTCAACATTTACACCTAATGAAACACATGTTCCGATAACTTCTTTTGAAGCATTTTTGATGTTGAATGATAACATTGCTTCATATTTCATATTTGCAACTTTAACAACTTGTTCCATTGTTAAATTACCTGCAACTTGGTGTTTTGGTTCTTGTGAAGCTTTTTCGATACCTAATTCTTTCATAATTAAAGCTGATGCTGGAGGAATACCCACTTCAACTTTGAATGACCTTTTTTCAGTATCTACAATTACACTTACAGGAACACTCATACCTTCATATGAAGCTGTTTTTTGGTTGATTTCGTTAACAACTTGCATAATGTTAACACCTAAAGGACCGATAGCTGGACCTAATGGAGGACCTGCTGTAGCTTTTCCACCAGTAACTAATATTTCTACTACTTGTTCTGCCATAATATTCACCTCAATCGTGTTTGCAATATTTTTGATATTTATTATTTTATTATATTATTCTTGTTAAATTGTATAATATCAATAGTTGTCTTAACAACAAATTTATACAAAATAAATAATATGTACTAATATAAAAATACATCTAAAGTTTGACTATTCAATAAACTCCTTAATGTTATTTATGTGTATTGTATTTAAAATTTACTATGAATTTATGATACACTATAAAAATAGAAAATAGAATATAAAATTATAATATAAAATTAGTAAAAAAATTAAAAATTAAATAAATAAAAATGAAATAAAAATAAATATGAAAATAAATACGATAAATAATTAATTATGGCAACCAAGTTTTTTGGTCTTCTATTTTAGCAGGTAAATACTCTTCTACAACATATTTTAAACCATATTTAGCTAAAGACTGCTGTTCTGCCCTTACTTTACTATTTGCCATCATCGTTAAAGCTTGTTGCCAGTCTGAGAACGATTTAACAAAGTCGTCATTTTTCAAACCGTCTTTTAATCTCTTAATATCATGGTCTTTTAACGGGTGAGTAGGTAATTCATAATCTACGATATCTTGAGGCGTGACACCGATTAATCTTGCTTCAGGAACTGCCAATTTATCAGCCAAGTGTACTGCTTTACCACTACCAACTTTTAAAGTTCTGTAAATGTTTAAATACCCGTAAGGGTCGCCATCCGTAAATACCAAAATGGGCAACTTTTTTTCCTCTGCTAATCTTTTCACAAATCTTCTTGTAGCCCTTGAAGGTACACCCTTCAATGAAACTAATATACAGTTGTGTTTTTTCCAAAATCCTTCAGCACTTAATCTCGCAAACATACCCGCAGTCTCAATTGCTAAAACAAACTCTGCAGTTGTTTCCAATGTTAAATTTGTAACTTCATTAGGTATGTTATATGCACCACTGCCCAATTTAGTACAATCGATTATAATTTCTTGACCATCTTGAGTTTTATCAATAACTTTTAACGGACCTACAACAGAAGCACCATCTTCTTCAGGCATAAAACCTAAATCTTCCCTTAAAAAATCAGAAGCTGCCTCCAAGTCCTCAATAACGCCGTTAGATGGTTGTTGGTCATCAAATCTGGCCTCACCCCAGTTTTTAGATACATAATATGCTTCCCTCAATGTTGAGAAATCATTTGTATCCAATAAACTCTTTGAAAATTCCATCATTTTTATTGTTTGGGCAAATATTTTTGCTTGATTTACATTAAAAGTTCTTTCTTTCTCCTTACCCATTAATGTAAAAGTACCCTTTTCATCGTCAAATCTTGCGTTAGACAAACTTCTTACCGGGAATTTAATAATTGGCCTTTTTTTCCTTATAATATCATCATACATCTGATTTGCCATATTAAGTAATTTTTGAGAAGCTAATTTTCTTTCTTTTGATGTTATCATCTAATTCACCCAAAGGAATAGGATATTTAATGTATCATTTGTTGTATCAACAATTCCTATTTAGTTTATATTTTTATATAATAGATATAGAATTTAAATTATTTTATGATTATCCGATTAATAATACGTATAATAGCACATATACTGCAATATATTCTATTTGGCCATATGCGATATTAAAATTAACGTATTAAAATATATCTAAAATTTTATTATAATATCATAATAGAATTAAGTGTTATATAAATTTAGTTAAATAGATTAATGATTTAAAATTAAAACCAAAAGAAATTTAAATAACTAATATATAAAAATTATAGTTAATATAAAATGTACTTAAAAGTACAATAGTACATTTCTTTTGCAAGCTAATAGATTTTACCAAACAATAAATTTCGCATTAATGAGCATTAATTAATTATACAAAAATCATAAATTTAAATATAATTATATGCTATATGATATTGAATATTTTTAAAATTATATCATCATATAATATATATTTACAAAAATAAAAGGACTTGTTTAACAGATTCTTAAAATGTAGTAAAGTTATAGGAATTAGTATAAATAATATAAATATGAAATACATATAATTATAGGCAAATAATACATACTCATTTACTCAAAGCAGTGAATAAATTAAATTTATATTCTAATAAAATATTGAACTAATTATGGAAAAGGGCATATATGAGGAGGTAATACCTTGAAATTTTTACAAAATATTGCTGAAAACGATTTTTTAGACGAACCTAAAGAAACTCTATCGGATGTAGATAAAGAATTATTAGAGTTAATAGAAGGTTCAAAAGCAAGAATAACAGTTGTAGGTTGTGGTGGGGCCGGTAATAATGCAATAAATAGGTTAGCTGATGAACAGGTTGAAGGTGCAAAAGTAGTTGCCGTTAATACCGATGCTCAGCAATTAGTTAAAACCAAAGCTGAAAATAAGGTTTTAATTGGTAAAAACTTAACCCGCGGATTAGGGGCTGGAGGAAACCCTGAAAAAGGAGAAGAATCAGCTCGTGAAAATGCAGAAGACATTAAATCTGCGATACAAGACTCAGATTTAGTATTCATCACCTGCGGATTAGGTGGCGGTACAGGAACAGGTTCTGCACCAATAGTTGCGGAAATATCAAAGAAAATGGGTGCTTTAACTGTTGCTGTTGTAACATTGCCATTCTCAATGGAAGGAAAAGTAAGAATGACCAATGCTTTAAATGGACTTGAAAAATTGCAAGAAGTTGCAGATACCATTGTTATTATTCCAAACGATAAATTATTAGAAATCGTTAGAAACGTGCCATTAAGAACTGCTTTTAAAGTAGCTGACGAAGTTTTAATGAATTCAGTTAGGGGAATGGTTGAACTCGTAAACAATGCTGGAGATATCCACGTGGACTTTGCAGATGTTAAAGCTGTAATGGACGATGGTGGAATAGCAATGATGGGAATCGGCGAAAGCGATTCAGAAAAAAGAGCAAAAGAAGCTATCAATATGGCTTTAAACAGTCCGTTATTATGCGTAGATATAGAAGGAGCTACAGGTGCTTTAATACACGTTACTGGACCAGAAGATATGAGTTTAGATGAAGCTCAAGATATTGTTTCAACTGTTTCAGAAAGACTTTCTGAAAATGCTACAATTATTTGGGGTACCACAATTGACGACAAATTAGAAAACTCATTGAGAGTTTTATTAATCATTACAGGTACAAAATCAACCGTAAACCATAATTTAAGTCTTAAAAGAAATAAAGTAATTATTGACATTCCAAAAATTTAAGAATATTTAATTAAATTTTTATATTTAAATGAATATAGATTTTATAAATATGGTCGTAAATAAAAATGTGATAAATAAAAATGTGATATTATGTCTGAAAAATTCGATGAAATAAAAACTGAAACAAAAAATTTCATAAATCAGTGTCAAAGAGTATTGAAAGTTTCAAGAAAACCTACACGTGAAGAATATATCAATATTTCAAAAGTTACGGGATTAGGAATTTGTTTATTGGGCGCAGTAGGATTTGCTGTCCACGTGCCAATTACATACTTAAAAGCACTTATAAAACCCTAAATTCAAACTTCTTATTTTTTAATTATATATTAATAGATAATTAAATTTAAATACCATTAATACCATCATAAATACTGTAATACTTTGATTTTTATAAAAAATATATTATCGAGTAATTCTTTTTTAAAACTATTATTACTTATTAAAATTAATTAAAATCGTTATAAATAATAATTTATAATTATTTTGGTGGAATTATGATATTCGCAGTAAGAACGACCACAGGACAAGAGCAAAACGTTGCAGAAGCTTTAGCTTCAAGAGCTGAAAGAGAAAACTTAGAAGTATTCTCCATTTTAGCGACAGAAGACTTAAAAGGATATATATTAGTAGAAGCCACAAATAAAGGGGCTATTGAAGAATTGGTAAGACAAAACTTTAAAGTTAAAGGAATAGTTCCAGGAGAATCGAGTGTAAAAGAATTAGAGCACTTGCTAACACCTACAAAAATCATTGAATCAATTGACAAAGGGGATGTTGTTGAATTGGTTGGTGGACCATTTAAAGGAGAAAAAGCAAGAGTCACAAGAGTGGACAAAAACAAAGAAGAAATTACCTTGGAATTAATGGAAGCCGCTGTTGCAATCCCTATTACTGTTGGAATCGAACAGGTTAAAATTATTGCAAAAGATGCCCCTTAATCAAATTTAATCAAATTATTTATTTTTTTAATTATTTATTTTTTTAATGTTAATTTAGTATTTTAAGTTATATTTACAGATAACTACAATCGTTAAAGTTAGCTTGAATTTAAAACCATTAAATATTAATAAAAAGGATTATATAGGATAAATAGCATTTTAAATGAAAAATAACTATATTATAATATGTATAAATTATTAAAACAATATATTAAAATCAAAAAATAATTATGCGGGTGAATTATGAAAGCAGTTATTTTTGTAATTGATGGTTTAGGAGACAGACCAAATTCAGAAGGCAACACTCCATTAAAAGAAGCTAAAACTCCTACAATGGATAGATTAGCGAAGGAAGGTATCAATGGGTTAATGAATTCCGTAGATATTGGTATTAGACCAGGTAGTGATACAGCGCACTTGGCATTATTGGGTTATGACCCAAAAATAAACTACACTGGAAGAGGCCCTTTTGAAGCTTCAGGTGTTGGTTTAGATGTAAAACCTGGAGATGTAGCATTTAGATGTAATTTTTCAACAGTTGATGAGAATTTCATAGTTCAAGATAGAAGAGCTGGAAGAATCGAAGATACGTCAGAATTGGAAAAATTAATCGATGGTATAGAAATTGACGGCGTAAAAATCATATTTAAAGAGTCTGGTGGGTATAGAGCTGCTTTAATGCTAAGAGGGGAAGGATTAAGCGACAAAATAAGTGATGCAGACCCTAAAAAAATAGGTTTAAAAGTAAAAGAAATAAAACCATTAGATGAAACGCCTGAAGCAAAAAAAACTGCTGAAATAATGAATAAATTAATCAAAATAGTTTATGACAAATTGGATAAACATCCTGTTAATGTTGAAAGAAAAGAAAAAGGATTGTTTGCTGCAAATATCATTTTACCACGTGGTGTTGGTGAAGTTCCCCATATAGTACCGTTTGAAGAAAAATATGGCCTTAGAGGGGCTTGTATTGCAGGTACTGGATTAATAAAAGGAATTGCTAAGATGGTTAATTTAGATGTTATTGAAGTGGAAGGAGCTACAGGAGACGCTTTCTCAAACTTTGACAATAAAGCAAAAGCTTTAATTAAAGCAATCAACGATTACGACTTTGTTCTTGTAAACGTCAAAGGAGCTGATGAAGCAGGTCATGATGGTCATTATGACGTTAAAAAAGAAGTAATTGAAAAAATAGATGTAATGTTAGAGCAAGTATTCAAAGAAATAGACCGAAATGAAGTTTATTTTGTAATTACTGGCGACCATTCGACACCTATTGAAGAAAAAGACCACTCTGCTGACCCATTACCTCTTATATTGTGGGGTAAAAGCGTTAGGGTAGACGAAGTTGATAAATTTGACGAATACACTGCTCATAAGGGTGGATTATGCTGGATTAAAGGATTACATATTATGCCAATCTTAATGGATTTAATGGGATTAGCTAAAAAATATGGTGCATAAAGCTTAATTACCATATTTAAAATATATAAAAAATAACAATACTTTTCATATTCTTTTTTTGATATTTAAAAAATAAAATTTAAATTTATTAAGGTATTTGATTAGTAAATTATTAAATTATTAGATTACTATATCATAAGTTTTCAAAATCTATTTTTGGATTTATACATCTATTTTCCAAGGTATTTGATAATAAAACTACCCTACTATCCTGAGAATCGTCTATAACTTCGAATGCAGATTTATCTTCGATTTCTTTAGATATTTTAATTAATTCATCGTGTTTAATCATATCATCTAAATTAAGTCTCTTTCTTGAATATCCAACATTCATATAAGATTTAACTTCTATGAAATTTACATTCGCTCTATCGTACAATTCAGCAAATTTCGATAAATCATCGTTTATATTTTTAATAACCGTAGTTCTGAGGCAAGTTCTTTTCTTTTCGTGCAATAAATCTAAAGTATCTAATATACTATTCCAATTCTGCTCAGTTCCTCGGCATATTTTTTTATAGCTTTCCAAATCAGTTGCATCTAATGATACATAAAGTTGAGTAGGGTTTATTTTTTCAATTACATCGGTTAATACCCCATTAGAAACCACAAATGTAGACATTTTCTTTTTATGGAATATTTCTATCAATTCGTCAAGATATGGGTACATTGTAGGTTCCCCTGCCAAAGACAATGCTACGTGTTTTGGTTCAGTTGCTTCCGCATACTTTTCAGCACCAATTCTATCGATAATACCTTTATATCCTGTAATAATAGTTTTGTGCATCTTTAAAATATCTTCTGCCACTTCTTCCGGCTCTTTCCATTTTGGTTCTTTAAAGTTTGGCTCATCGATACCTAAATCAGATGGTAAAACTCTCCAACAAAATTCACATTGCTGTTGACACCATATAACTGAAGGAGTACTTTGAACACACCTATGTGTGTTTATTCCGTAAAATTTAGACTTATAACAGTCTTTATTTTCTAAAAAGCTTTTTCTTACCCAACCACATAATTTAACTGCACTATGGTCTTCAATTTGATAATGCTGTTTTCTAAGAATATTATATAATTGTTCAGGAATTTGAGGAATTCTTTTTTCCAAATTTTGAGTTTTTTGTGATTTCTTAGGTTTATCTTGCTTAATTGTGTTTGAATTAGTAATCATTTTTGTATTTTCCAAAATATCACCATATTATAAGTGTAATTATAAGTGTAATAAAACCAGATTTGTATGTATAAATTATAAATTATAAATTAAATTCAATTTTTAAAGTATAATCTTACTTAAATTTAATAATTTATATAACTATAGTAAAGAATAGATTTATATATTAATATATCCTAATATATGTATTAATAAAATATATCAAAGTGTAGCTTAATTTAATAAAAAAAATAAAGTGTAATAAAGTATAACAAAATCTAATAAATTATAGCTCTTAAAAGCTTTTATTTTAACAGATAATGAATATATGCCCATAAAAAAGTTAAAAAAATATTTAACATGATTAATTATGACAAATACATGATTTCAATTTCAATAAGTAAAATATAAATATACCAATATACATTTAGTAATTAATAAACTTATTTCAAATTAAGAATATTATTTTAAAAATAAGATAAAAATTAATCAATTACAAGTTATAATTAATTGTAATTTTTAGTATTATATCTTATATTATAGATATGACAGTTGTTAGTAAAACGGAGTGTAATTATGAGGGTAATTGGAGTAATTGGTAAAAAAGACACCGGTAAAACAAGTATTATATGCGATATTTTAAAGCATGTAAGTGGAATTAGTGTCGCCACCATAAAAAAAACACATCACAGCGTTGAAATAGATACACCAAATACTGACTCATATAGAATGAAAGAAAACTCCAACTTGTCAGTATTGTCCACAGGTACTAAAACAGGTTTTTACTACGACGGTATGTCATTATATGAAATTTTATCAAAAATAGATTACGACCTTGTAATTATTGAAGGATTTAAGGAAGAACTTATTAAATACAATATTCCAAAGATATTAATGGTTGAAGGTAAAAGGGGTTTGGATTTATTAGATAATCAAGTCATAATGACTATTGAAGACTTTAAATATGATATTAAAGAAGTCATTAGTGAAATTACTGACAAAGCTGTAGTCCCTACGTATAACTTTAATTGTGGACATTGCGGATATAACTGCAAACAGTTTGTAGAAAAAATGATAAAAGGCGAAAATAATTTAAAATGGGATAGATGTGTAATGTCATATTCTATTAAAATAACTGCCGACGATAAAATAATCCCTGCAAATCCTTTTGTATCAGATATTATTAAAAATACGATTAAAGGTTTAATATTTAGCCTTAAATCAGTCGAAAATCCTCAAAAAATTACAATATCTTTTGATGATGAATCAAATAACGATTTATCAAACAAAATCGTAGTGAAAACTATCGAAAATGAAAAATTAAATTCCAAAAAGAATTGATAACTATTTTTTATATATTATTAAACATTAATGTATATTTTAGATACCAATGATATATTTGAATATACTAATATTTATATATGAAAACGTAATAAGATGATAAAGTACTAAAAGATAATATTTTTTTATTTAAAAAAAATTAAAAAAATTAAAAAAATTACTAAAATACAAAACAACAGTCTATAAATTGATGGTGACAATATGATAAGCGAACAAGGTTATGAACATATGGCGGAAACATTTAAAGCGTTTGCAGACCCTACAAGGTTAATGATTTTGAGATTATTAAATGAAAACGAAAGTATGTGCGTATGCAAGATTATTGATGAATTGGGCAAACCCCAACCTACTATTTCACACCACTTAAACATTTTGAAAAAATCAGGTTTAATTAAAGCAAGAAAAGAAGGTACTTGGAACCACTACTATATAGTAAACCCTAAAGTCAAAGAAATGGTCCACATTATTGGCGATTTTGAAAACTAAGTATTGTAGTACTACCCCTTAAAACTATAATATTGAAATCAAATATGTAAAGTATATTATTTATATAATATATCATACTTTTTTTAATTCATAAGATACTTTTATATATAATTTAAACAAAATTAAAAGAGTAATAAATGAAAATATATTTTAAATTAAGATAAATTACTATAGATAATAATATATAAGGATAAATCCCAATTATGAGATATAATAATCCCTTTTGTAGATTTTAAACTTAAAAAAACACTAAAATTAAAAAATAGCCGAAATATGCTTTAAAAAACTAAAATAATTGAATTTAAAAAATTATTGCGTTTGAAAGTATTGAAAATTATAATGGTACGATAAAGATAATATAAATATAATGTAAAAATACGATAAAACATAATTTATATAATCAAATATTATACTATTTTGAAAAATCTAATACTCTAAGTCAAATACAGTGATTTTTAAATTTAGGCTCATACCCTGGTGAAATAATGGGAGTTCAGGAAGACATTAGAAAATTAGAAGATGAAATTAAAAACACGCAATATAACAAAGCTACTCAAAAGCATATTGGAAAATTAAAATCAAAATTGGCAAAATTAAGAGAAGAATCTCAAAATCCTTCCGGTTCAGGAGGTTCTGCAGGACCTTCGTATGCCATAAGAAAAACAGGAGATGCTACAGTAGCTTTCGTAGGATTTCCATCAGTTGGTAAATCCACACTATTGAATAAGTTAACTAATGCTAATTCTGAAGTAGGAGCTTACGCATTTACCACACTTACTATAATACCAGGACTTATGGAACATAAAGGCGCTAAAATACAAGTTTTAGATGCCCCGGGTATCATATCAGGTGCTTCTTTTGGTAGAGGTAGGGGTAGCGAAGTTTTAGCAGCAGTTAGAAACGTAGATTTGATAATGGTTATTGTAGACGTATTTTCTCCAGAACATATCCCCGTTATTGAAAGAGAGCTATCAAACGTAGGTATTAGATTAGACCAAATACCTCCAGAAGTTAAAATAGCAAAAAGGGATAGAGGAGGGGTTGCTGTTAATACAACGCTTCCATTATCTAAAATAGACGAAGATACAGTTGTTGCAATATTGGGAGAATATAAAATACACAATGCAGATATTGTAATAAGAGACGACGTAGATGCAGACCAATTGATTGATTCAGTTATGGGTAATAGGTCATATATACCTACACTTGTAATTATAAATAAAATCGACCTTGCAGACCAGGAAAGCTTAGATATAATGGAAAGTGAAGTTCATGAGAGACCTCACGTGTTTGTATCGGGACACAAAGAAATAAATTTGGAAGAATTAAAAGATAAAATATTTGATACCCTTGGATTTATCAAATTATACTTAAAACCACAAGGTAAAAAAGCTGATATGACCGACCCGTTAATTATACTTAAAAATTCAAAGGTAAAAGACGTTTGTAATAAATTACACAGAGATTTTGTTAAAAATTTCAGATATGCACAGGTTTGGGGCCCTTCAGCAAAACACCCTGGTCAAAGGGTAGGTTTAGACCACGTCTTAGGCGATGGCGATATATTATCGATTGTTGTTAAAAAATCCGGTCAATAATTAATTTAATAAGTTATTGGGACGGATAAGTATGTGATATAATAATTTAAAAATAATAAGGGATAGTATGGAAAATCAGGAATTAGAATATCAAAAAATTATGAAAGCAGGGGAAATTGCTTCAAAGGTTAGGGGCGAAGCCCAAAATATGATAAAACCCGGCGTAAAATTATATGATGTAGCGGAGTTTGTTGAAAATAGGATTAGAGAATTAGGTGGGGAAGTTGCATTTCCTTGTAATTTATCTATAAATGATATTGCTGCACATTATACACCATTTGCAGGTGATGAGTCAGTTTTTGGAGAAAATGACGTAATAAAATTAGATTTAGGTGCACATATTGATGGATTCATTGCAGATACTGCAACAACTGTTGATTTATCAAATAGCTATTCAGATTTAAAAAAAGCTTCAGAAGATGCTTTAAAAACGGTTATAAACTCAATAGAATTACCAATGAACGTTGGAGAAATGGGAAAAATAATCAGTGAAGTAATAGAAAGCTATAATTTAAAACCTATATCAAATCTTTCAGGCCACGTGATGCATCAAAATGTATTACATGCTGGTGTTAGTGTACCTAACGTCTATGAAAAAACAAAGGACACAATAGACGTTGGCGATTTAGTAGCAATTGAACCATTTGCCACTGATGGATTTGGAGCCATTACTGACGGAAACGGCAAATATATTTACAAATACATAGTTTCAAGACCTTTAAGACTACCTTCTGCAAGAAATATCTTAAAAATTATTGAAAATAAATTTTGCCATTTACCATTTTCAGAGCGAGATATTGCTAAATTAAACCCCAAATATAAAATGGGTTTAAAAACATTGGTAAATGCAGGATGTCTATATGCTTATCCTGTTTTGGTTGAAAAAGAACGTGGTATGGTATCACAATGTGA encodes the following:
- a CDS encoding adenylosuccinate synthetase gives rise to the protein MTCTIIVGGQWGDEGKGKIVSYLCEKDNPSIIARGGVGPNAGHTVEVGDKKYGIRMVPTGFPNVNAKLAIGAGVLTDPEVLEKELEMLKDFNVAQRIILDSNSGVIELKHREMDKSNVHLSKEIGSTGTGCGPANVDRAMRTLKQAKDVESLQKYLGDVSKEVNTAIENNENVLIEGTQGALLSLFHGSYPYVTSKDTNASSFAADVGVGPTKIDEVIVVFKSYPTRVGEGPFPSEMTEEEAETLGVIEYGTVTGRRRRVGHFDYELAKKVCDLNGATQIALTCLDKYDTECYGMKKYEDLSDKSKEFIKIMEQKLGVKVTLISTGPELSQTIDIRNK
- a CDS encoding 50S ribosomal protein L11, with translation MAEQVVEILVTGGKATAGPPLGPAIGPLGVNIMQVVNEINQKTASYEGMSVPVSVIVDTEKRSFKVEVGIPPASALIMKELGIEKASQEPKHQVAGNLTMEQVVKVANMKYEAMLSFNIKNASKEVIGTCVSLGVNVEGKTPREAQKAIDAGEFDSFFN
- a CDS encoding DNA topoisomerase IV subunit A, which codes for MITSKERKLASQKLLNMANQMYDDIIRKKRPIIKFPVRSLSNARFDDEKGTFTLMGKEKERTFNVNQAKIFAQTIKMMEFSKSLLDTNDFSTLREAYYVSKNWGEARFDDQQPSNGVIEDLEAASDFLREDLGFMPEEDGASVVGPLKVIDKTQDGQEIIIDCTKLGSGAYNIPNEVTNLTLETTAEFVLAIETAGMFARLSAEGFWKKHNCILVSLKGVPSRATRRFVKRLAEEKKLPILVFTDGDPYGYLNIYRTLKVGSGKAVHLADKLAVPEARLIGVTPQDIVDYELPTHPLKDHDIKRLKDGLKNDDFVKSFSDWQQALTMMANSKVRAEQQSLAKYGLKYVVEEYLPAKIEDQKTWLP
- the ftsZ gene encoding cell division protein FtsZ, encoding MKFLQNIAENDFLDEPKETLSDVDKELLELIEGSKARITVVGCGGAGNNAINRLADEQVEGAKVVAVNTDAQQLVKTKAENKVLIGKNLTRGLGAGGNPEKGEESARENAEDIKSAIQDSDLVFITCGLGGGTGTGSAPIVAEISKKMGALTVAVVTLPFSMEGKVRMTNALNGLEKLQEVADTIVIIPNDKLLEIVRNVPLRTAFKVADEVLMNSVRGMVELVNNAGDIHVDFADVKAVMDDGGIAMMGIGESDSEKRAKEAINMALNSPLLCVDIEGATGALIHVTGPEDMSLDEAQDIVSTVSERLSENATIIWGTTIDDKLENSLRVLLIITGTKSTVNHNLSLKRNKVIIDIPKI
- a CDS encoding protein translocase SEC61 complex subunit gamma; this translates as MSEKFDEIKTETKNFINQCQRVLKVSRKPTREEYINISKVTGLGICLLGAVGFAVHVPITYLKALIKP
- a CDS encoding transcription elongation factor Spt5, which codes for MIFAVRTTTGQEQNVAEALASRAERENLEVFSILATEDLKGYILVEATNKGAIEELVRQNFKVKGIVPGESSVKELEHLLTPTKIIESIDKGDVVELVGGPFKGEKARVTRVDKNKEEITLELMEAAVAIPITVGIEQVKIIAKDAP
- a CDS encoding 2,3-bisphosphoglycerate-independent phosphoglycerate mutase; this encodes MKAVIFVIDGLGDRPNSEGNTPLKEAKTPTMDRLAKEGINGLMNSVDIGIRPGSDTAHLALLGYDPKINYTGRGPFEASGVGLDVKPGDVAFRCNFSTVDENFIVQDRRAGRIEDTSELEKLIDGIEIDGVKIIFKESGGYRAALMLRGEGLSDKISDADPKKIGLKVKEIKPLDETPEAKKTAEIMNKLIKIVYDKLDKHPVNVERKEKGLFAANIILPRGVGEVPHIVPFEEKYGLRGACIAGTGLIKGIAKMVNLDVIEVEGATGDAFSNFDNKAKALIKAINDYDFVLVNVKGADEAGHDGHYDVKKEVIEKIDVMLEQVFKEIDRNEVYFVITGDHSTPIEEKDHSADPLPLILWGKSVRVDEVDKFDEYTAHKGGLCWIKGLHIMPILMDLMGLAKKYGA
- the twy1 gene encoding 4-demethylwyosine synthase TYW1; translation: MITNSNTIKQDKPKKSQKTQNLEKRIPQIPEQLYNILRKQHYQIEDHSAVKLCGWVRKSFLENKDCYKSKFYGINTHRCVQSTPSVIWCQQQCEFCWRVLPSDLGIDEPNFKEPKWKEPEEVAEDILKMHKTIITGYKGIIDRIGAEKYAEATEPKHVALSLAGEPTMYPYLDELIEIFHKKKMSTFVVSNGVLTDVIEKINPTQLYVSLDATDLESYKKICRGTEQNWNSILDTLDLLHEKKRTCLRTTVIKNINDDLSKFAELYDRANVNFIEVKSYMNVGYSRKRLNLDDMIKHDELIKISKEIEDKSAFEVIDDSQDSRVVLLSNTLENRCINPKIDFENL